One Dama dama isolate Ldn47 chromosome 16, ASM3311817v1, whole genome shotgun sequence DNA window includes the following coding sequences:
- the BAAT gene encoding bile acid-CoA:amino acid N-acyltransferase, which produces MFQLTVTPASALADEPVHIQATGLPPLQMVTLIATMKDDKGNLYRSRAFYRANEAGELDLKRDPAVGGHYMGVHPMGLIWSLQSERPFARLIKRDVMNTPFWITLDLYDSVYIHKVGDVQPKASQVLQRWFSSPNLERVPIREGRVRAALFLPPGEGPFPGLLDLLGGIGGLVEYRASLLAARGFAVLALAYFAYDDLPNQLEEVDLEYFEEAANLLLAHPKVQKPGIGVISVSKGAEIGLAMACYLKQVAATVCINGTNAIHEFPLRYKDLVIAPIPSYPERMQVKVEGAVRIRHFKGDPRDERNQHSVLPVEKARGPILFVVGEADECFNSKEYAEQALEQLRRHGKSSGRMLAYPGAGHLLEPHYGPLCYMSWSRGLFLPMLWGGDPEGHAAAQEHSWQEILKFFRQHLVLSRSTL; this is translated from the exons ATGTTCCAGCTGACAGTCACCCCGGCAAGTGCCCTGGCGGATGAGCCTGTGCACATCCAAGCAACGGGCCTGCccccactgcagatggtgaccctCATAGCGACCATGAAGGATGACAAGGGGAATCTCTACCGGTCCCGAGCTTTCTACAGGGCTAACGAGGCTGGGGAGCTGGACCTGAAGCGAGATCCTGCCGTGGGGGGCCACTACATGGGGGTCCATCCGATGGGCCTTATCTGGTCCCTGCAATCCGAGAGGCCTTTTGCCAGGCTAATTAAGAGGGATGTGATGAACACACCCTTCTGGATCACTCTGGATCTATATGACTCAGTTTACATACACAAGGTAGGCGATGTTCAGCCCAAGGCCAGCCAGGTGCTGCAGCGCTGGTTCTCCAGCCCTAACCTGGAGCGGGTGCCTATCCGAGAAGGCCGAGTGAGAGCAGCCCTGTTCCTGCCTCCAG GGGAAGGCCCATTTCCAGGACTCCTTGATTTGTTAGGGGGCATCGGGGGTCTTGTTGAATATCGGGCCAGTCTTTTGGCTGCCCGTGGATTTGCAGTGCTGGCTTTAGCATATTTTGCCTATGATGACCTGCCCAATCAGTTGGAGGAGGTGGACCTGGAATATTTTGAGGAGGCTGCCAACTTGCTACTAGCTCATCCCAAG GTCCAAAAGCCGGGAATTGGAGTGATATCTGTGAGCAAAGGTGCAGAGATCGGGCTGGCCATGGCCTGCTACCTCAAGCAGGTGGCAGCCACTGTCTGCATCAATGGGACCAATGCCATCCATGAATTTCCGCTCAGGTACAAGGATCTGGTCATAGCCCCCATCCCCTCGTACCCAGAGCGCATGCAGGTCAAAGTCGAGGGCGCTGTGCGCATCCGCCACTTCAAGGGCGACCCCCGAGATGAACGGAATCAACATAGTGTGCTTCCTGTTGAAAAGGCCCGGGGCCCAATCCTCTTCGTCGTAGGCGAGGCTGACGAATGCTTCAATAGCAAGGAATACGCTGAGCAGGCGCTGGAGCAGCTGCGGAGGCACGGGAAAAGCAGCGGAAGGATGCTGGCCTACCCTGGGGCGGGCCACCTGCTGGAGCCGCACTACGGGCCCCTGTGCTATATGTCCTGGAGCCGTGGCCTCTTCCTCCCCATGCTCTGGGGCGGCGACCCTGAGGGCCACGCCGCAGCCCAGGAGCACTCCTGGCAAGAGAtcctgaaattcttcaggcaacacCTTGTTCTGAGCAGAAGCACACTCTAA